TCATACCTCCTGGGAGGGCGAGGTGGGCAGGAGCCAGGGCCACTGTACAGTTAGCACCTCCATGTCCTGTTACAGTCTGTTCACCTTGAGCGTCTTCTCCCtagctgggcctcagttttcccatctattcATTGGGGGTGTAATGAGGACCAGGGCTCTTCTCAAGTTGGCTGTTTGGTGGTTAGACATTGTAGCCACAGGTTTCTCTGAATAGCCGTCCCTCTGGAGTGTGGGGCTAGCACTGCTGGGGACCCCGGCATCCCAGCTTCTGGACCACTCCTGAGTTTGAGGGAGTATCctgaggcaggggctggtggTGACATCAGAGGAACCCCAGGGGTTCAGGCTTCTGCGCAGGGGCGGGATAAACTTGGCAAGTCCCAGCTGCCCAGAGAGAGGACAGCAAAGGGAAGGTGTGGTATCCAGCCAGGTGAGCTTCTCTGAGGCACTGGTTCTTAGCCGCTTGGGGCCAAGTACCCATTTGATCTTCTCCATGGGAATGCCCCTGGACCCTGATATTTTGCATATGATTGCAAGGATCACCCTAAAATGCCTTGTACTTTTACACTGTTTAATTCTAAGATTCATCAAGTAGttaatattgtcattttaagtaaGTGGAAACGTGGGGAACAGATGGAATCTAGCTGGTGGGATCGAACAGAAAAGTTGGCAGAACCCAGCCCAAATCTTCCTGGGGCTCCATCCTCAGTTTGGCTTAGTCCCTCTTGGGTGAAGGGCTCCAAGGGGCACCCTCACTTTcaatcctctccctcccctttgagACTGGGATCAGCCAGGATCTGATGATCTGAGTGTGCTGGCCAAGAAGGCCCTGGAAAGCCATGGGGGCTCCCTGCCACCCCCCAGGGCAGGCAGGTAGTAGGGCTCCCCCAAGGTGAGCATGTTCCCAACTTTAGTAGCCTAAGTTTGCATGTCTTCCCCAAAGGGCAGGGCGTGGGGCTTCAGGGGGGGACCCCAGGAAGGAAGATAACCCCACGGGAGCCTGAGCCTGGCTGTCCATGGTGCTGGCAGGGCAGCCAGAGCCCAGAGCAAGGGCTGTTTCCAAGCCGAGATCGTGCCTGTGACCACCACAGTCCATGACGACACGGGCACTGAGAGGACCATCACTGTGGCCCAGGATGAGGGCATCCGCCCCAGCACCACCTTGGAGGGCCTGGCCAAACTAAAGCCCGCCTTCAAGAAGGGGGGCTCGACTACGGCTGGTGAGACTGGGCTAGGGGCTGCTTCCATGCTGGGTGTCCTCCCCTGGGAGCCTGGAGCCACCAGGCAAGGTGCAGGTGGAGGGTCTGGACCTCCTCAGCTTTGCCCTCGGGCCTCCTTAACGCTATGCTTTCCCTCCAGGGAACTCCAGCCAGGTGAGTGACGGGGCAGCTGCTATCCTGTTGGCCCGGAGGTCCAAGGCAGAAGAGTTGGGCCTTCCCATCCTGGGTGTCCTGAGGTCCTATGCAGTGGTTGGGGTCCCGCCTGACATCATGGGCATTGGACCTGCCTATGCCATCCCTGTAGCTTTGCAAAAAGCAGGTAAGGTGGCTCCTTCACACCCTAGATCACCCAGATCTAGGGATCTGGATCCAACTCTTGCCTTGCGTGCTGCTGccagaggcgggggtgggggcctgtGAGTGCTGCAGAGTGAGGGTGGGGCAGGCGAGCACCCCGTACCCCGTCCCTTCCTGACCCGACAGCAGGGAGCCACTGACCCCTCTGGAACAGACACACCAGACAGCCCCCAGGCCATGGATGGGGTGGGGCCCCGGGGAGACAGGCTGCAAAGGGGCCACTGGGACAGCTTAGGTCTCCCCCACTTTACCTACAGGGCTGATGGTGGATGACGTGGACATCTTCGAGATCAATGAGGCCTTTGCCAGTCAGGTGAGCCTTTGCTGCACCACACTGCCTGGGCTGCCCAGTTAGAGCCAGTGCGCCGGGGAGGGGGGCTACAGCTACTGCTCCGTCTTCTTCCAGGCCGTCTACTGTGTGGAGAAGCTGAAACTACCCCTTGAGAAGGTGAACCCTCTGGGAGGGGCCGTGGCCTTGGGCCACCCGCTGGGCTGCACTGGGGCGCGACAGGTCATCACGCTGCTCAACGAGCTGAAGCGCCGCGGGAAGAGGTGAGGCCACTCCCGTGGGGGTGTCAGAGGGAGGGGGACATGcctgcacccacacacacagctgaGGGGACAGGGCGTGATGCCTGTTTTCCCCGAGAGCCAGCTGTGCGGGGGACCCTGGCGTGCAGCTAGCATCTGCCACCCTGTGCGTGTGCCCAGGCAGGCAGGCCCTGGGGTCTGGCCACCTCTGTGCCCACGAAGGCCTGGGTCCCCCCAGATCAGCCTGGTCCAGTAAGAGCATGGTGGCTGGGCCTCTGCCCTTCGTGCCTTCACCCAACCAACATGTTATGCTTCCACAGGGCATACGGGGTGGTGTCCATGTGCATCGGGACCGGCATGGGAGCCGCCGCTGTCTTCGAGTACCCTGGGAACTGAGTACCCTGGAGCCCAGGCTCCAGGTGCTACCCAGTGCTCTGGCGGCCACACTGCAGAAGTGACACCTGGGAAATTGAGCACTGGAGGTGGGGGCAAATCAAGGCACTTCAGCCAACAATGCAGGAGCCGGGGAGGTATGAGGCCCCTCTTGCTGGGACAGAGGAAGGTCGCCCGTGTACtgcctggggatggggagtgCAGTGGACATAGTAAATGTGTCACCTTGTCTCAGCAGCCGTGGTTTTTCCCAAGGGGCCAGTTCTTGCTGTGCTGCGCTTGCCTCTGCTCGACCTGAATACTGATCCTTAACTGCCGCGGGCTCCACAGGGGTACGACCTACCCTTGTAGCAGCTGAGGACATAGGGCCTGGTAGGGGGTCCCTCCATCCCAGGAGCTGCTCAGAGGCCCTCCAGGGGGCGTCCCGGCCAGCAGACCTGTTCCTTAGTCCTGGGCCATGTTTATTTGCGGGCGGAGGGTGGAGCCTCAGAACTGGCAGGGGGACGCGTATCTCTCATCGTAGGAGCCTTGGCCGCGGAGCCGCAGGGTGCAGGAACTCTCACCAAGCACACCTTCCACCATGAGCGTGGACTCGTACAGCTCACAGCTcctgtggggagcagggctgagatggcggggggccctgggccagggctccgggggcggtggcggggggctgaggaggggccgCACCTGGCAGTGAAGGACAGCTTGAGTGTGATGGAGGTGGGCGGGGCGTGGACTGCTCGTGCCTCCAGCAGCCCACTGCATGGGGAGACCCTGAAGGCCACAGGGTCCTTGTCTGGCTCTTGCTGGCCTGCACGAGGAGAAGGGGACAAATGCAGACAGCTCCACACGCCGCCCCAGGGAGCGTGCGCCTCTGCTCCTGCCCAGCAGCACAGGGCGGGGGAACTGGCCATCTCTGCAGGAATTCCCAGGTGGGCCCAGCTGGGGGAGCCAGCCTGCAGGGACAGGGCACTCAGGCCCCTCCCTGGGTGTCTTGGCCCAGCCTCGAGGTGGGGCAGGCGGGAGGGCATGACATACCTGTCAGCACGGTCCAGTAGCTCCGGCAGCCGCTCAGGTTCATCAGATAGACCTCCCGGACCCGGGCCTGGTTCACAAAGCAGGTCCCGAAGTCCACCCAGCTGGTGGAGAGCTGCAGCTCGGGCACGGCCACAATGGCCCTCAGAGGCaccacctgggggagggggcagagcctTTAGCTTGGTGGGGACCCAGGGACCTTGTCCAGTCCTGCTGGGCTCTGAGCCAGGCTCTCAGGGACACGGGTGCCCTATGATCCCAAGTCCTGAAGCTTCTGAGGCACGTACAGGCAGCACCACAGCTAGTGGAAGGGGGCCGGCACCGGCATCTAAAGCCAGAGGGTGCTAGTGggattctgcacagcaaaagggCGAGGAAGGTGCCATCTGCTCCCCTCCAATGCCCCCGCAGCCCCTGCCCTGACCCAGCTCTCTGGTGTCTGCTCCCTGATCGGGCTGCCCTACTGCCTTCCCCTTTGTCCAGTCCTCTGCTCCTCTTGAGCTGTGGGCCATCTCATCTTTTCCCTTGGCCTCTCAGCTCTCCTCCACACCACAGCCCTGTGACTTTCTGTCAGGGTCCACAGAACAAGGTCCTTGGTATTCTTACCTGGTGTTTGAAGTCCCACAGAAGCCTAAGAGATGGTGTGTCCCTCAGGTGCTCATCCCCACCCATCAGGCCATTTACTCCCTTGGCCTGGTTTCCCTTCTGTCTCCATTAAACAGTGTGCAGGCTTCACAtgccaccacctccaggaagccgtCCCTGATTTTCCACCCTACAGCACCCCACCTGGCTCTGAGCTCCTAAGACAGGTAAGAATGAATGACACTTCTCTCTATATGCAAGGCCTCTTCCAGGGCAGACTTTCAGggtttgtcttcctctgacccCAGCAGAACAGAGCTGAGCACAGCCTGGTCCTACCCCTATCACCATGTGGGGCAGGCCTGAGACTCACCTGAGTGGTCTGGTTGCTATACTCCAGAAGCAGATTCTGAGTAAACaccatctctttctctccactcGCGCTCTGCTGAATGGCCACTCCAGGCAGCATCTGGTCAGCTGGGAGCTTCTGATAGGAGAGCAGCTCCAGCGAGAGCGAGAAGGACACGTTCACCTGAACGGATGTGCATGAGCCATCACCTCAGGCTGCTGGGGTGGGCGGCAGCTTCCCCACCCAGTTCTGTCCTTCCCTGCACAGACCCTGCAGGCCCGGCAAGGTCCCAGATCAGCCCGCAGGGCCCGagcagacccagccctgcccagcaaaCAGCCCAGCAGCACCCCCAACACCCTGCCTGGCGCATTCATGCCCTAACACTGGCTGTGCCCACCCTCAGGAGCTGAGGGGCCAGAGGGACAGATGACAAGCAAGCTGCCCTCCCTCTTGTATGACCAGGGCTGTGGGCAGGCCTGTAGGCCCAGGTCAGGCCCCTCTCTGTTCA
This Camelus ferus isolate YT-003-E chromosome 17, BCGSAC_Cfer_1.0, whole genome shotgun sequence DNA region includes the following protein-coding sequences:
- the ACAA1 gene encoding 3-ketoacyl-CoA thiolase, peroxisomal, which encodes MLRLQVVLGHLKGQPASASEPAPQAAPCWSGAPRAPAEDVVVVHGRRTAIGRSGRGGFKDTTPDELLSAVMTAVLRDVKLSPDQLGDICVGNVLQPGAGAVMARIAQFLSDIPETVPLSSVNRQCSSGLQAVASIAGGIRNGSYDIGMACGVESMSLADRGNPGNITSRLVEKEKARDCLIPMGITSENVAEQFGISREKQDTFALASQQKAARAQSKGCFQAEIVPVTTTVHDDTGTERTITVAQDEGIRPSTTLEGLAKLKPAFKKGGSTTAGNSSQVSDGAAAILLARRSKAEELGLPILGVLRSYAVVGVPPDIMGIGPAYAIPVALQKAGLMVDDVDIFEINEAFASQAVYCVEKLKLPLEKVNPLGGAVALGHPLGCTGARQVITLLNELKRRGKRAYGVVSMCIGTGMGAAAVFEYPGN